A region from the Misgurnus anguillicaudatus chromosome 7, ASM2758022v2, whole genome shotgun sequence genome encodes:
- the LOC141365277 gene encoding uncharacterized protein, protein MADSSDVCFSDLSSPEREAVEELWPGIRNRRYSVPHITLAPDTRRRPRQPASEHRSRCSFTDRVQANRDAIAQNENGKTPLVIVTCTACHMYSLASSVSTEGFTCVKCIEVVRLTEKVAELEAHIRTLVEDGKTANVNVNVSNTVSGAPTVTRSTHSSVSATELTRPTNWVTIRRRSHIRCPSKSPLVISNRFDILNNRPDETSVKGALVIGDSILKNVNIEAPATIVDCITGARSSDIRSKLKVLANAKRKFSKIVIHDGANDTRLRRSEVTKDTIKEVCEIAKTMSDNVICSGPLPAYRGDETYSRLVSLHHWMSKWCPQHNVGFIDNWKHFRGRPDLLKRDGLHPSSEGNAILSRNLTKTLNTNTV, encoded by the coding sequence atggcggactcatccgatgtatgcttttcagacctttcctcaccagagcgggaagctgtggaggagttgtggCCCGGCATTCGGAACAGACGgtacagcgtgcctcacatcaccctggctccagACACCCGGAGACGACCGAGGCAGCCAGCGAGCGAGCACCGgtctcgatgcagcttcacggaccgcgttcaGGCGAacagagacgccatcgcccaaaatgaaaacggtaagactccgcttgtcattgtaacctgcactgcttgccacatgtacagtttagcttcttccgtcagcacagaggggtttacatgtgttaaatgtattgaagtagtaaggctaacggagaaggttgcagaactagaagcgcacaTCCGAACGCTCGTTGAGGATGGtaaaaccgctaatgttaatgttaatgtttcaaacactgtttcgggtgcgcctacggTAACGCGTagtacacatagctcggttTCGGCAACTGAGTTAACacggccgactaactgggtgactatCAGGCGGCGTAGTCATATTCGATGCCCATCGAAGTCCCCCCTAGTAATTTCTAATAGATTCGACATTCTAAACAATAGACCGGatgagacatctgttaaaggtgcccttgtTATTGGAGACTCGATACTTAAGAAcgtgaacattgaggcaccagccaccatagttgaCTGTATAACGGGAGCCAGATCGtcagacattagatccaaacttaaagtactggctaatgctaagcgtaagttttctaaaattgttattcatgatggcgcaaatgacaccagactccgcagGTCAGAggtcaccaaagatactattaaagaggtgtgtgaaattgcaaaaacaatgtcagataatgtaatttgctctggtcccctccccgcctaccggggtgatgaaacttatagcagattagtgtctcttcaccactggatgtcaaaatggtgccctcagcataacgtagggtttatagataattggaaacacttcagggggagacctgacctgctaaagagagatggccttcatccgtcatcggaaggaaatgctatactctctagaaatctgaccaaaaCTCTAAATACTAATACAGTATGA
- the kif6 gene encoding kinesin-like protein KIF6 isoform X3, with protein MVSVQQNPLARSQQAWRECSAHPWVLSTVTKGYRLQFAGKPPPFNGVIASVAKGDSARVLETEISSLLEKRAIRRVPVGETQKGYYSRYFLIPKKDGGLRPTLDLRVLNKHLRKYKFRMLTVAALTRAIRRDDWFTAIDLKDAYFHISIYPAHRKYLRFSFQSEVYEFVTLPFGLSLAPRVFTKCMETALSPLRRRGLRIYAYLDDYLICAHSRERAERDTEMLTSHLMNLGFRINYAKSQLIPSREIKYLGLRIDSVAYRTMLSERRIIAFYQCLALFRLGNLVSFRTCLRLLGMMASLLAVVPLGLLKMRDFQRWVAARGLCSCRHLTRRVRIHEECVAALRQWRDPSLLRTGVPLGGVSLRKVVTTNASLSGWGAVFQGRSVNGRWTPQLGELYINMLELMAVFLALKHFLPFLEGFHVLVRTDNTTVVAYINRQGGTRSLQLHNLARKLIVWSAAHFSSLRATHVPGVLNMGADLLSRGNPLYGEWVLHPQVMDQIWGIYGRAAVDLFASRENAKCPLYFSLRDENAPLGVDALAHPWPNVLLYAFPPLSLISPTLERVRENALSLLLIAPHWPGRPWLAEIVQLLQGEPWPLPLRRDLLSQAGGKNFHPQPERVNLWVWHMKG; from the coding sequence ATGGTCTCGGTTCAGCAGAACCCGCTGGCTCGTTCTCAGCAGGCTTGGAGAGAGTGTTCAGCGCACCCGTGGGTCCTTTCGACTGTAACCAAGGGCTACAGGCTTCAGTTTGCGGGGAAACCTCCTCCGTTCAACGGAGTCATAGCATCTGTAGCGAAGGGAGATTCAGCACGGGTGTTAGAAACGGAAATATCCTCCCTGTTAGAGAAAAGGGCTATAAGACGAGTTCCAGTGGGGGAAACTCAGAAGGGATATTACTCCCGTTATTTTCTAATCCCAAAGAAAGACGGGGGTTTGCGCCCGACACTGGACCTACGTGTTTtaaacaaacacttgaggaaGTACAAATTCAGAATGCTCACGGTAGCAGCACTTACACGCGCTATCCGCAGGGACGATTGGTTCACCGCGATCGATCTCAAGGATGCTTACTTTCATATCAGCATCTATCCCGCACACAGGAAATATCTCAGGTTTTCCTTTCAGAGCGAAGTGTACGAATTTGTTACTCTCCCATTCGGGCTCAGCCTCGCTCCCCGGGTATTCACCAAATGCATGGAAACAGCGTTATCACCGCTGAGACGAAGGGGGCTCAGAATTTATGCTTATCTGGACGATTATCTGATATGCGCTCACTCACGGGAGCGTGCGGAGCGGGACACAGAGATGCTCACGTCTCATCTAATGAATCTGGGGTTCAGAATCAACTACGCCAAAAGTCAGCTGATTCCATCCCGGGAGATAAAGTATCTGGGTCTGCGAATAGACTCTGTGGCTTACCGCACAATGCTTTCGGAAAGAAGGATAATAGCATTTTATCAGTGCCTCGCCCTATTTCGATTAGGGAATTTGGTATCGTTCAGGACCTGTCTGCGCCTTTTGGGCATGATGGCTTCGTTGCTGGCCGTGGTTCCGCTAGGACTGCTGAAAATGAGAGATTTTCAGCGTTGGGTGGCAGCGAGAGGTCTGTGTTCATGTCGGCACCTTACTCGCAGAGTGAGAATACACGAAGAGTGTGTGGCAGCTCTCCGTCAGTGGAGAGATCCCAGTCTACTCCGGACGGGGGTTCCCTTGGGGGGCGTGTCACTAAGGAAAGTTGTGACAACAAATGCATCCCTATCAGGCTGGGGGGCTGTTTTTCAGGGCAGATCGGTGAACGGTCGCTGGACGCCTCAGCTTGGCGAactttatataaatatgttgGAGTTGATGGCAGTCTTCCTGGCACTGAAACATTTTCTTCCATTTCTGGAAGGCTTTCATGTTCTGGTCAGAACAGACAACACGACAGTGGTGGCTTACATCAATCGCCAGGGGGGAACGCGATCATTACAGCTACACAATCTAGCGCGTAAACTGATTGTATGGAGTGCCGCACACTTCAGTTCGCTGCGTGCGACGCACGTACCGGGAGTACTCAACATGGGGGCGGATCTCCTGTCCAGGGGCAACCCGTTATACGGAGAATGGGTGCTCCACCCTCAGGTGATGGATCAGATTTGGGGGATTTACGGCAGAGCTGCCGTAGATCTCTTCGCCTCGCGGGAAAATGCAAAGTGTCCACTGTATTTCTCTCTCAGGGACGAAAATGCGCCTTTGGGTGTGGATGCGCTAGCGCACCCGTGGCCGAACGTGTTGCTATACGCTTTCCCACCTCTGAGTCTAATTTCTCCCACCCTAGAAAGAGTAAGAGAAAACGCATTATCCCTTCTTCTGATAGCCCCTCATTGGCCGGGGAGACCATGGCTGGCGGAGATTGTTCAGCTCCTCCAGGGAGAGCCCTGGCCGCTTCCGTTACGCCGGGACCTGCTGTCACAAGCGGGGGGGAAAAATTTTCACCCACAGCCGGAACGAGTCAATCTTTGGGTCTGGCACATGAAAGGTTAA